In a single window of the Raphanus sativus cultivar WK10039 chromosome 9, ASM80110v3, whole genome shotgun sequence genome:
- the LOC108827626 gene encoding F-box protein SKIP19: MTSSSLTHPVMKEDGECINWAELPSELTSSILGRLDSIDILENAQKVCTSWYRVCKDPSMWRKIDMRSSGDLGLILEMMCRHAVDRSQGGLLEIDICYFFTDSLLNYIADR, encoded by the coding sequence ATGACCTCTTCCTCTTTGACTCATCCGGTGATGAAGGAAGACGGAGAGTGTATAAACTGGGCGGAGCTTCCGTCTGAATTGACGTCATCTATCCTGGGCAGGCTCGACTCGATTGACATATTGGAAAACGCTCAGAAAGTGTGTACGTCATGGTATCGCGTCTGCAAGGACCCTTCCATGTGGCGGAAGATTGACATGCGTAGCTCTGGAGACTTGGGGTTGATCCTCGAGATGATGTGCCGTCACGCAGTTGATCGTAGTCAGGGAGGTTTGCTTGAAATTGACATTTGTTATTTctttactgattctcttctcaACTACATTGCCGATAGGTAA
- the LOC108825010 gene encoding F-box protein SKIP19-like gives MVLEIFFLVSHRSHSSNLRSLKLAKCSPVTSEGLTEALVKLPLLEELEVSYCSLSVESLRVIGHSLPNLKTLKLNRLYTPFPFMDDDDALAISETMPRLSHLQLFANKLTDAGLNAILDNCPDLEHLDLRQCSESIQVFRRPCDSTDDYPHYVTIIPTDSSDDDDPYPYAYDHDSDYSYEDYDLYDYDSVYDF, from the exons ATGGTGctagaaatattttttcttgtgTCTCATCGTTCTCA CTCAAGTAACCTGAGAAGCCTTAAACTAGCAAAATGTTCTCCTGTAACATCTGAAGGACTTACTGAAGCACTTGTGAAGCTTCCGTTGCTTGAAGAACTCGAGGTCTCATACTGCTCACTCTCAGTTGAGTCTCTGAGAGTTATAGGCCACTCTCTTCCTAACCTGAAGACGCTGAAGCTAAACCGTCTATATACGCCTTTTCCATTCATGGATGACGATGATGCTTTAGCAATCTCTGAAACAATGCCCAGACTTAGCCACCTCCAGCTTTTCGCAAACAAATTAACAGACGCTGGTTTGAACGCCATTCTTGATAATTGTCCGGATCTGGAACATCTCGATCTACGTCAGTGTTCCGAGAGTATCCAAGTTTTTAGACGACCTTGTGACTCGACTGATGATTACCCACACTATGTGACTATTATCCCTACGGATTCATCTGACGATGATGATCCTTATCCTTATGCTTATGATCATGACAGTGACTATTCTTACGAGGATTATGACTTGTATGATTATGATTCTGTGTATGACTTTTAG
- the LOC108825011 gene encoding F-box protein SKIP19-like produces the protein MASSSVSQLISWAELPPELISSIVLRLNSIELMEIKLRKYVDRGAASVKTPRCGGRLTCYNNGDLGSIGFDLEIMCRHAVDRSQGGLLETDIWYFGTDELLNYIADRSSNLKKPL, from the exons ATGGCGTCTTCTTCAGTGTCTCAGCTGATAAGCTGGGCGGAGCTTCCACCGGAACTGATTTCATCGATCGTGCTCCGTCTTAACTCGATAGAGCTAATGGAGATAAAGCTCAGAAAGTATGTAGATCGTGGCGCTGCGTCTGTAAAGACCCCTCGATGTGGCGGAAGGTTGACATGTTACAACAACGGAGACTTGGGAAGCATTGGTTTCGACCTAGAGATCATGTGCCGTCACGCAGTTGATCGTAGCCAAGGCGGTTTGCTTGAGACCGACATTTGGTACTTCGGTACTGATGAGCTACTCAATTACATAGCCGACAG GTCAAGTAATCTGAAAAAGCCCTTATAA
- the LOC108825012 gene encoding F-box protein SKIP19-like, translating into MVSSSLTPVMEEGECINWAELPYELTSSILRRLGPIDILENAQRVCTSWRRVCKDPDMWRKIDMRSFGDKEYEIEIIMRNFGYLAYKLQIMFRHAVDRSQGGLVEIDLWNFGTDSLLNYIADSSSNLRSLKLALMPTITIEVLTEALVKLPLLEELEVSNCTLWGDSLKVVGQSCPDLNTLKLHRCGMGPPRDVSDDDALAIAKTMHGLRFLQLVGNSLTDAGLNAILDNCPYLEHLDLRQCLNLNLVGDLEKRCSERIKVLRRPNDSTHDYPYDVCFYDADPPEDYYFILVNDHPRYDSTISGVVFDDIFDYLNL; encoded by the exons ATGGTCTCTTCCTCTTTGACTCCGGTGATGGAAGAAGGAGAGTGCATAAACTGGGCGGAGCTTCCGTATGAACTGACGTCATCCATCCTGCGCAGGCTTGGCCCGATTGATATATTGGAAAACGCTCAGAGAGTGTGTACATCGTGGCGTCGCGTCTGCAAAGACCCTGACATGTGGCGTAAGATTGACATGCGTAGCTTTGGAGATAAGGAGTATGAAATCGAGATCATAATGCGTAACTTTGGATACTTGGCGTACAAACTCCAGATCATGTTCCGTCACGCAGTGGATCGTAGCCAGGGAGGACTGGTTGAGATTGACCTTTGGAATTTCGGTACTGATTCTCTCCTCAACTACATCGCCGATAG TTCAAGTAACCTGAGAAGTCTTAAACTTGCTTTAATGCCCACGATAACAATTGAGGTACTTACAGAAGCACTTGTGAAGCTTCCATTGCTTGAAGAGCTCGAGGTCTCCAACTGCACATTGTGGGGAGATTCTCTGAAAGTTGTTGGCCAGTCTTGTCCTGATCTGAATACACTGAAGTTACACCGGTGCGGAATGGGGCCTCCTCGAGACGTGAGTGATGATGATGCTCTAGCTATCGCTAAAACAATGCATGGACTTCGCTTCCTTCAACTTGTTGGAAACAGTTTGACAGACGCCGGCCTTAACGCCATTCTTGATAATTGTCCTTATCTGGAACACCTTGATCTACGTCAGTGTTTAAACCTTAATCTTGTCGGAGATCTGGAGAAGCGGTGTTCCGAGAGAATCAAAGTTTTGAGACGGCCTAATGACTCGACTCATGATTATCCGTATGATGTATGTTTTTATGATGCGGATCCCCCTGAAGATTATTACTTCATACTTGTCAACGACCATCCTCGCTACGATAGTACGATCAGTGGTGTGGTATTTGATGATATATTCGATTACCTGAATCTCTAG
- the LOC108828518 gene encoding xyloglucan endotransglucosylase/hydrolase protein 9, whose product MVGMGWFMCMMMIVVCVVSCGEAAPGAKFEELYRSSWAMDHCINDGEVTKLKLDNSSGAGFESRSKYLFGKVSIQIKLVEGDSAGTVTAFYMSSEGSNHNEFDFEFLGNTTGEPYIVQTNVYVNGVGNREQRLNLWFDPTTEFHTYSILWSKRSVVFMVDETPIRVHKNLEDKGIPFAKDQAMGVYSSIWNADDWATQGGLVKTDWSHAPFIASYKDFKIDACEVPTTTDLSKCNGEDQRFWWDEPTVSELSLHQNHQLIWVRANHIIYDYCFDAARFPVTPLECQHHRHL is encoded by the exons atggtgGGTATGGGTTGGTTCATGTGTATGATGATGATTGTGGTGTGTGTGGTTTCTTGTGGTGAAGCTGCTCCTGGAGCTAAGTTCGAGGAACTTTACCGTTCTAGCTGGGCTATGGATCATTGTATCAACGATGGGGAAGTCACAAAACTCAAGCTTGACAACTCCTCTG GAGCTGGGTTTGAATCGAGAAGCAAGTACTTGTTTGGTAAAGTCTCTATCCAGATTAAGCTCGTGGAGGGTGACTCAGCAGGAACCGTCACTGCTTTCTAC ATGTCTTCAGAAGGTTCGAACCACAACGAGTTTGACTTTGAGTTCTTAGGTAACACAACGGGTGAGCCTTACATAGTCCAGACAAACGTCTATGTGAACGGAGTTGGAAACAGAGAGCAAAGACTCAACCTTTGGTTCGATCCCACTACTGAGTTCCACACTTACTCTATCCTCTGGAGTAAACGCAGTGTTGT GTTTATGGTGGATGAGACTCCCATTCGTGTCCACAAGAATCTTGAAGATAAAGGTATCCCATTTGCTAAAGATCAAGCAATGGGAGTGTACAGTTCGATCTGGAATGCAGATGACTGGGCAACCCAAGGAGGTCTTGTGAAAACAGATTGGAGTCACGCTCCTTTCATTGCTTCTTACAAAGATTTCAAGATTGATGCTTGTGAGGTTCCGACGACAACTGATCTAAGCAAGTGTAATGGAGAAGACCAGAGATTCTGGTGGGATGAGCCAACTGTGTCTGAGTTGAGTCTTCATCAGAATCACCAGCTTATTTGGGTTCGAGCTAACCATATAATCTATGATTATTGTTTTGATGCTGCGAGGTTTCCTGTTACTCCTCTTGAGTGCCAACACCATCGCCATTTGTAG
- the LOC108828435 gene encoding uncharacterized protein LOC108828435 isoform X1: MLMKSLHLLLSSSILHRFASRSVTTLSSSLPRRRITIRTNRPSFPFPILSRPISSGKVLAMASTSSTTSPKHTNRLAAEHSPYLLQHAHNPVDWYPWGEEAFEEARKRDVPIFLSIGYSTCHWCHVMEVESFESEEVAKLLNDSFVSIKVDREERPDVDKVYMSFVQALYGGGGWPLSVFLSPDLKPLMGGTYFPPNDNYGRPGFKTLLMKVKDAWDTKRDVLVKGGTYAIEELSKALSATAGNDKLPDGLSRTAVAICAKQLSRSYDSRYGGFGSAPKFPRPVEIQLMLYHSKKLNEAGKTSEADEDQSMVLFSLQGMANGGMHDHIGGGFHRYSVDECWHVPHFEKMLYDQGQLANVYLDGFIITKDVMYSYVARDILDYLRRDMIAPEGGIYSAEDADSFESEGAKRKKEGAFYIWTNDEIDEVLGENADLFKEHYYVKKSGNCDLSSMSDPHNEFAGKNVLIERNEMSAMASKFSLSVEKYQEILGECRRKLFDARLKRPKPHLDDKIIVSWNGLVISALARASKILRAEPQGTKYSFPVVNSQPEEYIDVAEKAALFIRGNLYDEQSHRLQHSYRQGPSKAPAFLDDYAFLISGLLDLYENGGGINWLKWAIELQETQDELYLDREGGAYFNTEGQDPSVLLRVKEDHDGAEPSGNSVSAINLVRLASIVAGEKANSYLTTAQRLLAVFELRLKELAVAVPLMCCAADMISVPSRKQVVLVGSKSCAELNNMLCAAHSVYDPNKTVIHIDPWSSDEMEFWEENNSNVAEMAKRNRDSEKVVALVCQHFTCSPPVFDSSSLARLLSK, translated from the exons ATGCTGATGAAAAGTCTTCACTTGTTGTTGTCTTCCTCAATCCTCCACCGCTTTGCTTCTCGCAGCGTCACAACTCTGTCTTCTTCGTTACCCAGAAGAAGAATCACCATCCGTACAAATCGTCCTTCGTTTCCTTTCCCGATTCTCTCGAGACCCATTTCATCAGGGAAGGTCCTGGCCATGGCGTCGACCTCGTCAACAACATCTCCCAAACATACCAATCGCTTAGCCGCTGAGCACAGTCCTTATCTCCTTCAGCACGCGCACAATCCC GTTGATTGGTATCCATGGGGAGAAGAAGCTTTTGAAGAAGCAAGGAAGAGAGATGTGCCCATTTTCTTATCAA TTGGATACAGTACCTGTCATTG GTGCCATGTCATGGAAGTTGAGTCATTTGAAAGTGAAGAAGTGGCAAAACTCTTGAACGATTCATTCGTTAGTATCAAG GTGGATCGAGAAGAGCGGCCTGATGTGGATAAG GTTTATATGTCATTCGTCCAGGCTCTATACGGTGGAGGAGGGTGGCCACTCTCAGTCTTCCTTTCACCTGATTTGAAGCCACTCATGGGTGGAACCTACTTTCCTCCAAATGACAATTACGGAAGACCTGGATTCAAGACTCTCCTCAT GAAGGTTAAAGACGCGTGGGACACTAAGAGGGATGTACTTGTGAAGGGTGGCACTTACGCTATTGAAGAACTCTCAAAAGCTTTATCTGCAACTGCTGGTAATGATAAATTGCCAGATGGGCTTTCCCGGACGGCTGTGGCTATATGTGCAAAACAA CTTTCTCGGAGCTATGACTCGAGATACGGTGGATTTGGATCTGCGCCGAAATTCCCAAGGCCTGTGGAGATCCAGCTGATGCTTTATCACTCCAAAAAGTTGAATGAAGCTGGAAAAACGAGTGAAGCTGATGAAGACCAAAGCATGGTTTTATTCAGCTTGCAAGGCATGGCAAATGGAGGCATGCATGATCACATTGGAGGCGGGTTCCATAGGTACAGCGTCGATGAATGTTGGCATG TTCCACATTTTGAGAAGATGCTATATGATCAAGGGCAGCTAGCTAATGTCTACCTAGATGGTTTTATCATTACCAAGGATGTTATGTATTCTTATGTGGCGAGAGACATCCTTGATTATCTGAGGAGAGACATGATAGCACCCGAAGGTGGAATATACTCTGCTGAAGATGCTGATAGCTTTGAATCCGAAGGCGCAAAGAGAAAGAAGGAAGGAGCTTTCTATATATGGACCAACGATGAG ATCGATGAAGTTCTAGGGGAGAATGCAGATCTTTTCAAGGAGCATTACTATGTTAAGAAGTCTGGTAACTGCGACCTCTCGAGCATGAGTGATCCGCACAATGAGTTTGCTGGCAAGAACGTGCTGATTGAGAGGAATGAGATGTCTGCCATGGCGTCAAAGTTTAGTCTCTCCGTTGAGAAGTATCAGGAGATTTTGGGTGAATGCAGAAGAAAGCTTTTTGATGCAAGATTAAAGAGACCTAAACCGCATTTAGATGATAAG ATAATCGTGTCGTGGAACGGTCTTGTTATCTCGGCTTTAGCAAGAGCTTCTAAGATTCTTAGGGCTGAGCCTCAAGGCACCAAGTACTCTTTCCCTGTGGTGAATAGTCAG CCAGAGGAATACATAGACGTTGCAGAGAAAGCAGCTTTGTTTATAAGAGGGAATCTGTATGATGAGCAATCACACAGGTTACAGCACAGTTACAGACAGGGACCATCCAAAGCTCCTGCGTTTTTAGACGATTATGCGTTCTTGATCTCTGGTTTGCTTGATCTCTACGAGAATGGAGGTGGGATCAACTGGCTTAAATGGGCCATTGAACTTCAAGAGACGCAA GATGAGTTATATCTGGACCGAGAAGGAGGAGCTTACTTCAACACTGAAGGACAAGACCCATCTGTTCTTCTCCGTGTAAAAGAAGATCACGATGGTGCAGAGCCTTCAGGGAACTCTGTTTCTGCTATCAACCTTGTCAGGTTAGCTTCCATAGTTGCGGGAGAGAAAGCTAACTCTTACCTAACCACTGCACAGCGTCTGCTG GCAGTTTTCGAGTTGAGGTTGAAAGAACTGGCTGTGGCGGTGCCGTTGATGTGCTGTGCGGCGGATATGATCTCTGTCCCGTCGAGGAAACAAGTTGTGTTGGTTGGTTCCAAGTCTTGTGCTGAGCTCAACAACATGCTTTGTGCAGCACACTCGGTCTATGATCCTAATAAAACG GTGATTCACATAGATCCTTGGAGTTCTGATGAGATGGAGTTTTGGGAAGAGAATAACAGTAATGTAGCTGAGATGGCTAAGCGGAACAGAGACTCTGAGAAAGTGGTGGCTCTTGTTTGTCAACACTTCACTTGTAGTCCTCCTGTGTTTGACTCTTCTTCTCTTGCTCGCTTACTGTCCAAGTAA
- the LOC108828435 gene encoding uncharacterized protein LOC108828435 isoform X2: MEVESFESEEVAKLLNDSFVSIKVDREERPDVDKVYMSFVQALYGGGGWPLSVFLSPDLKPLMGGTYFPPNDNYGRPGFKTLLMKVKDAWDTKRDVLVKGGTYAIEELSKALSATAGNDKLPDGLSRTAVAICAKQLSRSYDSRYGGFGSAPKFPRPVEIQLMLYHSKKLNEAGKTSEADEDQSMVLFSLQGMANGGMHDHIGGGFHRYSVDECWHVPHFEKMLYDQGQLANVYLDGFIITKDVMYSYVARDILDYLRRDMIAPEGGIYSAEDADSFESEGAKRKKEGAFYIWTNDEIDEVLGENADLFKEHYYVKKSGNCDLSSMSDPHNEFAGKNVLIERNEMSAMASKFSLSVEKYQEILGECRRKLFDARLKRPKPHLDDKIIVSWNGLVISALARASKILRAEPQGTKYSFPVVNSQPEEYIDVAEKAALFIRGNLYDEQSHRLQHSYRQGPSKAPAFLDDYAFLISGLLDLYENGGGINWLKWAIELQETQDELYLDREGGAYFNTEGQDPSVLLRVKEDHDGAEPSGNSVSAINLVRLASIVAGEKANSYLTTAQRLLAVFELRLKELAVAVPLMCCAADMISVPSRKQVVLVGSKSCAELNNMLCAAHSVYDPNKTVIHIDPWSSDEMEFWEENNSNVAEMAKRNRDSEKVVALVCQHFTCSPPVFDSSSLARLLSK, translated from the exons ATGGAAGTTGAGTCATTTGAAAGTGAAGAAGTGGCAAAACTCTTGAACGATTCATTCGTTAGTATCAAG GTGGATCGAGAAGAGCGGCCTGATGTGGATAAG GTTTATATGTCATTCGTCCAGGCTCTATACGGTGGAGGAGGGTGGCCACTCTCAGTCTTCCTTTCACCTGATTTGAAGCCACTCATGGGTGGAACCTACTTTCCTCCAAATGACAATTACGGAAGACCTGGATTCAAGACTCTCCTCAT GAAGGTTAAAGACGCGTGGGACACTAAGAGGGATGTACTTGTGAAGGGTGGCACTTACGCTATTGAAGAACTCTCAAAAGCTTTATCTGCAACTGCTGGTAATGATAAATTGCCAGATGGGCTTTCCCGGACGGCTGTGGCTATATGTGCAAAACAA CTTTCTCGGAGCTATGACTCGAGATACGGTGGATTTGGATCTGCGCCGAAATTCCCAAGGCCTGTGGAGATCCAGCTGATGCTTTATCACTCCAAAAAGTTGAATGAAGCTGGAAAAACGAGTGAAGCTGATGAAGACCAAAGCATGGTTTTATTCAGCTTGCAAGGCATGGCAAATGGAGGCATGCATGATCACATTGGAGGCGGGTTCCATAGGTACAGCGTCGATGAATGTTGGCATG TTCCACATTTTGAGAAGATGCTATATGATCAAGGGCAGCTAGCTAATGTCTACCTAGATGGTTTTATCATTACCAAGGATGTTATGTATTCTTATGTGGCGAGAGACATCCTTGATTATCTGAGGAGAGACATGATAGCACCCGAAGGTGGAATATACTCTGCTGAAGATGCTGATAGCTTTGAATCCGAAGGCGCAAAGAGAAAGAAGGAAGGAGCTTTCTATATATGGACCAACGATGAG ATCGATGAAGTTCTAGGGGAGAATGCAGATCTTTTCAAGGAGCATTACTATGTTAAGAAGTCTGGTAACTGCGACCTCTCGAGCATGAGTGATCCGCACAATGAGTTTGCTGGCAAGAACGTGCTGATTGAGAGGAATGAGATGTCTGCCATGGCGTCAAAGTTTAGTCTCTCCGTTGAGAAGTATCAGGAGATTTTGGGTGAATGCAGAAGAAAGCTTTTTGATGCAAGATTAAAGAGACCTAAACCGCATTTAGATGATAAG ATAATCGTGTCGTGGAACGGTCTTGTTATCTCGGCTTTAGCAAGAGCTTCTAAGATTCTTAGGGCTGAGCCTCAAGGCACCAAGTACTCTTTCCCTGTGGTGAATAGTCAG CCAGAGGAATACATAGACGTTGCAGAGAAAGCAGCTTTGTTTATAAGAGGGAATCTGTATGATGAGCAATCACACAGGTTACAGCACAGTTACAGACAGGGACCATCCAAAGCTCCTGCGTTTTTAGACGATTATGCGTTCTTGATCTCTGGTTTGCTTGATCTCTACGAGAATGGAGGTGGGATCAACTGGCTTAAATGGGCCATTGAACTTCAAGAGACGCAA GATGAGTTATATCTGGACCGAGAAGGAGGAGCTTACTTCAACACTGAAGGACAAGACCCATCTGTTCTTCTCCGTGTAAAAGAAGATCACGATGGTGCAGAGCCTTCAGGGAACTCTGTTTCTGCTATCAACCTTGTCAGGTTAGCTTCCATAGTTGCGGGAGAGAAAGCTAACTCTTACCTAACCACTGCACAGCGTCTGCTG GCAGTTTTCGAGTTGAGGTTGAAAGAACTGGCTGTGGCGGTGCCGTTGATGTGCTGTGCGGCGGATATGATCTCTGTCCCGTCGAGGAAACAAGTTGTGTTGGTTGGTTCCAAGTCTTGTGCTGAGCTCAACAACATGCTTTGTGCAGCACACTCGGTCTATGATCCTAATAAAACG GTGATTCACATAGATCCTTGGAGTTCTGATGAGATGGAGTTTTGGGAAGAGAATAACAGTAATGTAGCTGAGATGGCTAAGCGGAACAGAGACTCTGAGAAAGTGGTGGCTCTTGTTTGTCAACACTTCACTTGTAGTCCTCCTGTGTTTGACTCTTCTTCTCTTGCTCGCTTACTGTCCAAGTAA